From the genome of Pseudomonas putida:
ACGGGTCAGGCCTTCGTACAGCACCGGCTTGACGCCGCGTTTCTCCAGCTGAGCCTTGGTCGCGTCGGCCAGGCCCTGGCCGTAGGTGTCCTTGTCGTGCAGCACCGCGACCTTCTTGCCCTTGAGCACGTCGACGATATAGTCGCCGGCGACGATGCCCTGCTGGTCGTCACGCCCGCACATGCGGAACATGGCACTCAGGCCACGCTCGGTGACCTGCGGGTTGGTGGAGCCGGGGGTGATGGCGATCACACCCGCTTCGTCGTAAACCTCGGAGGCGGGGATGGTGTTGGAGGAACAGAAGTGGCCGACCACGCCGGCGACCTTGTCCTGATCGACCAGGCGGTTGGCCACGGCCACGGCCTGCTTGGGCTCGCAAGCATCGTCACCCTTGACCAGGACGATCTTCTCGCCGTTCACCCCGCCGGCGGCGTTGATCTTGTCGGCCGCCGCCTGGGCACCTTTCATGTATTGCTCGCCAAACGCTGCGTTGGCCCCGGTCATCGGGCCCGCGACGCCGATCTTGATGTCGGCCTGAACATACGAAGAAACACCCAGGGCCGTAGCCACGGCCAGGGCCAGGAAACCTTTCTTGTAAAACGTCTGCGACATGAGGCGGTGCTCCTAGAGTTTTTTTTGGTTGGCACTACAACTTCTCAGCCCTTTGCTCCGAGCAAGGGCCGTGCCATTGGTTTTGTCATCCGGAGAAACACACTGTCCGAATCGCCCTGAGGCGACCGACGGCCTTTTCTTTATTGAGCGTGCAACCGTCTGCCATGGGGCGGGCGCCACCACACGTACAGACAAGGAGCAACCGTCGAGTGCCATCATTGCAACCCTGGCAAGTGTTAACGTGCAACCGCCCTGTAACAGCCGACGTCACCGAAGTGCACACCGATGGTGCGCGACTGCTACAGGCGGCACCTTTTCAAGGCTAGCCGGTGCACGGAAAAACACCCGATCCATCCTTCAGCGCCCTACCTGTAGGAACGGGTTTACCCGCCAAAGGGCCGGCACAGACCCAACACAACGCAAAACACTGGCACAATGGCCGGCATTCGCAGCCTTGGAGGCCACCAATGAGCGAGAGCGCATTCGCCGAGCGCATCGTGCACAACCTGCTCGACACCGACTTCTACAAGCTCACCATGATGCAGGCCGTGCTGCACAACTATCCGGACGCCGATGTCGAGTGGGAATTCCGCTGCCGCAACGGCGAGGACTTGCGCCCCTATCTGGGCGAGATCCGCAACCAGATCGAACGGCTCGGCGAACTGACCCTGGACGAGGGGCAGTTGGCCTTCCTCGAACGCATCAGCTTCCTCAAACCCGACTTCCTGCGCTTTCTCGGCCTGTTCCGCTTCAACCTGCGCTATGTGCGTCTGGGCATCGAGAATGACCAGCTGTGCCTGCGCCTGCGCGGTCCCTGGCTGCACGTGATCCTGTTCGAGGTGCCCTTGCTGGCGATCATCAGTGAAGTGCGCAACCGCCAACTGCATCCGCACATGCGCCTGGCCGAAGCCCGCGACCAGCTGTACCGCAAGTTCGACTGGCTTCGCGCGCACGCCAGCGAGGAAGAACTCTCCGAGCTGCAGGTGGCTGATTTCGGCACCCGCCGGCGCTTCTCCAGCCGGGTGCAGGAAGAGGTGGTGCGGGTGCTGCGCGACGACTTCCCGGCCCGTTTCGTTGGCACCAGCAACGTCGACCTGGCATGGAAACTGGATATAAAGCCGCTAGGCACGATGGCCCATGAATGGTTCATGGCCCATCAGCAGCTCGGCCCGCGCCTGATCGACAGCCAGATCGCCGCACTCGACTGCTGGGTGCGCGAATACCGCGGCCTGCTCGGTATCGCCCTGACCGACTGCATCACCATGGATGCCTTCCTCGGCGATTTCGACCTGTACTTCGCCAAGCTGTTCGACGGCCTGCGCCACGATTCAGGCGAGCCGGTGGCCTGGGGCGAGAAAGCCATCGCCCATTACCAGAAGCTGGGCATCGACCCGATGACCAAGACCCTGGTGTTCTCCGATGGCCTCAACCTCACCCGCTCGCTGGAGATATTCCGCGCCCTGCGCGGTCGGATCAACGTCAGCTTTGGCATCGGCACCAACCTGACCTGCGACATCCCGAACGTCGCGCCGATGAACATCGTGCTGAAGATGACCGACTGCAACAGCTCGCCGGTTGCGAAAATCTCCGACGAGTCGGCCAAGACCCAGTGCCGCGACCCCAACTTCGTCGCCTACATGCGGCATGTTTTCAAAGTCCCCAGCAAGGAGTAACCCATGCAAGCGGTTCAGCAAGAGATTGCCCAGGCGCTGAAGGTGCAGCCGCCATTCGCCGATGCCGCTGCGCTCGAGGCCGAAGTCGCCCGGCGCGTGGCATTCATCAAGGATTGCCTGGGCAATGCCCGGCTCAAGACCCTGGTGCTGGGCATCAGCGGCGGCGTCGACTCGCTGACCGCAGCCCTGCTCGCCCAGCGGGCCATCAACGAGCTGCGCGCCGAGACGGGCGACCAGGCATACACCTTCATCGCCGTGCGCCTGCCCTATCACGTGCAACATGACGAGCATGACGCCCAGGCCTGCCTGGACGTGATCAACGCCGACGAAGTGCACACTGTCGATATCGCCCCAGCCGTGAAGGCGCTGGCCGCCGAGGTTGTCGAGTTGAAGAACGGCTCGCCGACCCTGGTCGACTTCGTCGTCGGCAACGTCAAGGCGCGCACCCGCATGGTCGCCCAGTACACCATCGCCGGCGCCCGTGCCGG
Proteins encoded in this window:
- a CDS encoding branched-chain amino acid ABC transporter substrate-binding protein, whose protein sequence is MSQTFYKKGFLALAVATALGVSSYVQADIKIGVAGPMTGANAAFGEQYMKGAQAAADKINAAGGVNGEKIVLVKGDDACEPKQAVAVANRLVDQDKVAGVVGHFCSSNTIPASEVYDEAGVIAITPGSTNPQVTERGLSAMFRMCGRDDQQGIVAGDYIVDVLKGKKVAVLHDKDTYGQGLADATKAQLEKRGVKPVLYEGLTRGEKDFSAVVTKIRAAGADVVYFGGLHPEAGPLVRQLREQGLKDVKFMSDDGIVTDELVATAGGAQYVDGVYMTFGADPRLLPDSKAVVEEFRKAGTEPEGYTLYAYASVQALAAAFNGAKSNKGEDAAKWLKANPVQTVMGEKKWDSKGDLTVSDYVVYQWDASGKYHQLEKQK
- the nadE gene encoding ammonia-dependent NAD(+) synthetase, giving the protein MQAVQQEIAQALKVQPPFADAAALEAEVARRVAFIKDCLGNARLKTLVLGISGGVDSLTAALLAQRAINELRAETGDQAYTFIAVRLPYHVQHDEHDAQACLDVINADEVHTVDIAPAVKALAAEVVELKNGSPTLVDFVVGNVKARTRMVAQYTIAGARAGLVIGTDHAAEAVMGFFTKFGDGACDLAPLSGLVKNQVRAIARSFGAPESLVEKVPTADLEDLEPGKPDEASHGITYAQIDAFLHGQPVDQQAFDIIVATYRKTQHKRELPFAP
- the pncB gene encoding nicotinate phosphoribosyltransferase, whose translation is MSESAFAERIVHNLLDTDFYKLTMMQAVLHNYPDADVEWEFRCRNGEDLRPYLGEIRNQIERLGELTLDEGQLAFLERISFLKPDFLRFLGLFRFNLRYVRLGIENDQLCLRLRGPWLHVILFEVPLLAIISEVRNRQLHPHMRLAEARDQLYRKFDWLRAHASEEELSELQVADFGTRRRFSSRVQEEVVRVLRDDFPARFVGTSNVDLAWKLDIKPLGTMAHEWFMAHQQLGPRLIDSQIAALDCWVREYRGLLGIALTDCITMDAFLGDFDLYFAKLFDGLRHDSGEPVAWGEKAIAHYQKLGIDPMTKTLVFSDGLNLTRSLEIFRALRGRINVSFGIGTNLTCDIPNVAPMNIVLKMTDCNSSPVAKISDESAKTQCRDPNFVAYMRHVFKVPSKE